A window from Sphingobacterium hotanense encodes these proteins:
- the efp gene encoding elongation factor P: MAKASDVKSGNVLRFNGELVTVEEFIHRTPGNLRAFYQARMRNVKTGKLVEYRFRTDEEVEIARVETNDYQYLYEDGDFFVVMDNETYEQFNIPKLLFGSTARFLKEGMNVIVAFESDEPIMAQAPQNVELEITYTEPAVKGDTSTNALKKATVETGVEINVPLFINQGDKVKVDTRTGDYIERVK, encoded by the coding sequence ATGGCAAAAGCTTCAGATGTAAAGAGTGGGAATGTCCTACGTTTTAATGGTGAATTAGTAACGGTTGAGGAGTTTATCCACCGTACGCCAGGAAACTTACGTGCGTTCTATCAAGCTAGAATGCGCAATGTGAAGACCGGTAAATTAGTAGAATACAGATTTAGAACCGATGAAGAGGTAGAGATTGCTCGTGTAGAGACTAACGACTACCAATATTTATATGAGGATGGAGACTTTTTCGTAGTAATGGACAACGAGACTTACGAACAGTTCAATATCCCGAAATTGCTTTTCGGAAGCACAGCACGTTTCTTGAAAGAAGGTATGAATGTAATCGTTGCGTTTGAGAGCGACGAGCCTATCATGGCACAAGCGCCTCAGAACGTTGAATTGGAGATTACTTATACAGAGCCTGCGGTTAAAGGTGATACATCAACAAACGCGTTGAAAAAAGCAACTGTGGAAACAGGAGTGGAGATCAATGTGCCTTTGTTTATTAACCAAGGTGATAAAGTTAAAGTTGATACGCGTACTGGTGATTACATCGAACGTGTAAAATAA
- a CDS encoding 5-formyltetrahydrofolate cyclo-ligase: protein MKKQELREIYKARRNGLTAEQLTLLDEQLLEQLQQYDWSAVRYLHLYLSIEKFKEFNTWPFIKWIWQQYPEITLVTSKSDFETHQLHHYRLEKDGKLLSNSWGIPEPIDAEEVAVELIDAVLTPLLVVDQHGNRVGYGKGFYDRFLANCRPNVLKFGISYFEPVPLIEDVNEWDVAISRLFTPGKTFYLEG from the coding sequence ATGAAGAAGCAAGAACTACGCGAAATCTATAAGGCACGACGCAATGGCTTAACAGCAGAGCAATTGACCTTGTTGGATGAGCAGCTATTAGAGCAATTGCAGCAATATGATTGGTCGGCAGTTCGGTATCTGCATCTTTATCTATCTATCGAGAAGTTCAAGGAGTTCAATACCTGGCCATTCATTAAATGGATTTGGCAGCAATACCCGGAAATAACATTAGTTACTTCGAAGTCAGATTTTGAAACACATCAGCTTCATCATTATCGTTTAGAGAAGGACGGCAAGCTGCTGAGCAACTCTTGGGGTATACCAGAACCTATCGATGCTGAGGAGGTGGCTGTGGAGCTTATCGATGCAGTCCTGACGCCCTTGTTGGTTGTTGATCAGCACGGTAATCGAGTGGGCTATGGAAAGGGTTTCTACGATCGTTTCTTAGCAAATTGTAGACCCAATGTATTGAAGTTCGGAATATCCTATTTCGAACCTGTTCCGTTGATTGAGGACGTCAATGAATGGGATGTCGCAATCTCCCGGCTGTTTACTCCCGGTAAAACTTTTTATCTAGAAGGCTAA
- a CDS encoding HAD-IB family phosphatase: MKNYYIIDFDSTFTQVEALDELARISLENNPNRQAIYEEIERFTNLAMEGKISFRESLAGRVKLLEANRDHLAKLIVHLKKKVSKSFSRNKEFFKDNADTAWIVSGGFKEFITPVVIPYHIKKENIYANTFKFDEAGNIIGYDEANPLSDEGGKVKLLKQLEIQGRIFGIGDGYSDFQLKESGLIEKFYAFTENIARQSVTDKADHIAPSFDEFLYVNDLPRAISYPKNRILCLIVGNVPEIASHILKRDGFSIRVKETFEEKYTKDVGMILLGSDISITDEQLSRADKLKTIGYLGDIKGRVSKTICNEKGIVVFDDKKGKKRNSEFIPRRMADFINHGDTDQSRNFPNMLLPKLTRAHRLLHIHKNVPGIMAQINNVYAENNINIFSQFLMTRGEIGYAVTDIDAAYDKKMLKQLKQIDNTIKFRILYK, translated from the coding sequence GTGAAAAATTACTACATTATTGACTTCGACAGCACCTTTACCCAAGTCGAAGCATTAGACGAATTAGCACGAATTTCATTAGAAAATAACCCCAACCGCCAAGCCATTTATGAGGAAATCGAAAGATTTACGAATCTGGCGATGGAGGGGAAGATTTCATTTCGTGAAAGCCTTGCTGGCCGTGTTAAGCTTTTAGAAGCAAACCGTGATCACCTTGCCAAATTAATTGTCCACCTGAAGAAAAAGGTCTCGAAATCCTTTAGCCGGAACAAAGAGTTCTTCAAAGACAATGCAGATACTGCTTGGATTGTGTCTGGGGGGTTCAAAGAGTTTATTACGCCTGTAGTTATTCCTTATCACATCAAGAAAGAAAACATCTACGCTAACACGTTTAAATTTGATGAAGCGGGCAACATCATCGGATATGACGAAGCAAACCCCTTGTCAGATGAGGGCGGAAAAGTGAAACTATTAAAGCAATTGGAAATTCAAGGCCGAATCTTCGGTATTGGAGATGGTTACTCTGATTTTCAGTTAAAAGAATCCGGGTTAATTGAGAAGTTCTACGCATTTACGGAGAACATCGCTCGCCAATCGGTGACCGATAAAGCAGATCATATCGCGCCAAGCTTTGATGAATTCCTATATGTTAATGACCTTCCACGAGCAATATCCTATCCAAAGAACCGAATCCTTTGTCTTATCGTAGGTAATGTTCCGGAGATTGCTTCCCATATCTTAAAGCGCGACGGATTCTCCATCCGCGTTAAAGAAACTTTCGAAGAAAAATACACCAAAGATGTCGGCATGATTCTGTTAGGTTCGGATATCAGCATCACGGACGAGCAACTGAGTAGAGCCGACAAATTGAAGACTATCGGATACTTAGGCGATATCAAAGGCCGTGTGTCAAAGACGATCTGTAATGAAAAGGGAATTGTTGTCTTCGACGACAAAAAAGGAAAAAAACGCAATTCGGAGTTTATCCCACGCCGAATGGCCGATTTCATCAACCATGGTGATACCGATCAAAGCCGCAACTTCCCTAATATGCTGTTACCGAAGCTTACACGCGCGCACCGTCTATTACATATCCATAAGAATGTACCGGGCATCATGGCGCAGATCAACAATGTATATGCGGAGAATAACATCAACATATTCTCTCAATTCCTGATGACGCGTGGCGAAATAGGCTACGCAGTAACGGATATCGATGCCGCATATGATAAAAAGATGCTGAAGCAGCTGAAGCAGATCGATAATACTATCAAGTTCAGAATCCTCTACAAGTAA
- a CDS encoding NAD-dependent epimerase/dehydratase family protein has translation MILVTGGTGFLGSTVLKHLIDNGESIVALKRPTSIIPDHLKSSSLIQWVDADITDYFALKEIFPTIQQVYHCAAKISYHKEDVTAMFQTNIEGTKHIVNLSLLYQARLVHVSSIAALGTNKLGLPIKESDKWEYNRKISNYSLAKYESEMEVWRGIVEGLDAVIVNPSIIMGVGPGENGSRTIFDMVKKGNKIYPLGSVGIVDVDDVAQIMIKLMNSDITGERFILNAENISNQDLLSKISDYMQKPRPSIAASRVVLSMAWRLSKVASFLNGKRPALTKETARAANKKLEYDNSKITKALGVSFKPLDNTLKEVIDTYYTKTI, from the coding sequence GTGATTTTAGTTACAGGTGGTACAGGATTTTTAGGTTCAACAGTTTTAAAACACCTTATTGATAATGGCGAAAGTATCGTAGCGTTGAAAAGACCTACTTCTATCATTCCCGATCATTTAAAATCCTCTTCTTTAATACAATGGGTAGACGCGGATATCACTGATTATTTTGCGTTGAAAGAGATATTCCCGACCATTCAGCAAGTTTACCACTGCGCTGCTAAAATCTCCTACCATAAGGAGGATGTCACGGCGATGTTTCAAACGAATATCGAAGGCACCAAACACATCGTTAATCTTTCCCTGCTTTATCAGGCCCGCTTAGTCCACGTTAGCTCTATTGCTGCGTTAGGCACCAATAAGTTAGGACTTCCTATCAAGGAATCCGACAAGTGGGAATACAACAGAAAAATCTCGAACTATTCTCTAGCCAAATATGAGAGCGAAATGGAAGTGTGGCGAGGAATTGTTGAAGGCTTAGACGCTGTCATCGTTAATCCATCAATCATCATGGGCGTTGGCCCGGGAGAGAATGGATCTAGAACCATATTTGACATGGTAAAAAAGGGAAATAAAATCTATCCCTTAGGCAGCGTAGGCATTGTAGATGTAGATGATGTTGCCCAGATCATGATCAAGTTGATGAACTCGGATATTACGGGTGAGCGTTTCATCCTCAATGCAGAAAACATTAGTAATCAAGACTTGTTGAGCAAGATCAGCGACTACATGCAGAAACCTAGACCAAGTATTGCTGCGAGTCGTGTTGTTTTGTCGATGGCATGGCGCCTATCGAAAGTTGCATCTTTTCTCAATGGAAAGCGTCCTGCTTTGACCAAAGAGACTGCGAGGGCAGCCAATAAGAAACTAGAATACGACAATAGCAAGATTACAAAAGCCCTAGGCGTATCCTTCAAACCATTGGATAATACCTTGAAGGAAGTAATCGACACCTATTACACGAAAACAATCTAA
- a CDS encoding formimidoylglutamase: MTLADFLSPISLADLGEETTYYNSQFGKIIEKYTDSFPDIFEADVKPNIAIIGIEEDRAAVNNKGAAKGANQVRRHLYDLYQGDYTVKIVDLGNIKAGATIKDTYVAVKLVLEELIKHDILPILIGGGHDLTYAQYTAYENLEQRVEVAIIDSKFDLDQDYSENTSLNSNTFLNHIILHQPDYLFNLSNIGYQTYLVSKESINMYDKLFFNALRLGAFSGKLDQAEPIIRSADMVSFDISAIRASEAGGNANAGPNGLYGDEACQLARYAGMSDKCSSVGFYEYNPSFDPMGQTAMLISQMIWCFVDGYYSRKKDAPMYPKSNYMIYRTTLEAEDYELVFVKSKRSDRWWMQVPYFGSKSVNERFYLVPCRYEDYQLAVAGEMPDLWWKTHQKLQ; this comes from the coding sequence ATGACATTAGCAGACTTTCTAAGCCCCATCTCCCTAGCCGATCTAGGTGAAGAAACGACTTATTACAACTCTCAATTCGGAAAGATCATCGAAAAATATACCGACAGCTTTCCCGATATCTTTGAAGCGGATGTAAAACCGAACATAGCCATCATTGGGATTGAAGAGGATCGAGCGGCGGTGAACAACAAGGGAGCAGCGAAAGGAGCGAATCAGGTCCGCAGACATCTCTATGATCTATATCAGGGAGATTATACGGTGAAGATTGTAGATCTAGGGAATATTAAAGCTGGAGCAACCATCAAGGATACTTACGTGGCGGTGAAGCTTGTGTTGGAGGAATTGATCAAACATGATATCTTGCCAATCTTAATTGGAGGTGGCCATGATTTGACCTATGCGCAATACACTGCTTATGAGAACTTAGAACAGCGTGTAGAAGTCGCTATCATCGACTCTAAGTTTGATTTAGATCAGGATTATAGTGAGAATACGTCATTAAACTCAAATACCTTCTTAAACCATATCATACTACATCAGCCAGATTATCTGTTTAACCTTAGCAATATTGGATATCAGACATATCTAGTGAGCAAGGAGTCTATCAATATGTATGATAAACTTTTCTTCAACGCGTTGCGTCTTGGTGCATTTTCCGGCAAGCTTGACCAAGCGGAGCCAATCATCCGATCGGCAGATATGGTCAGCTTCGATATTAGCGCTATCCGCGCATCGGAAGCAGGCGGTAATGCGAATGCAGGACCCAATGGTCTGTACGGCGATGAGGCCTGCCAATTAGCGCGTTATGCCGGTATGTCAGATAAGTGTTCGTCGGTAGGATTTTATGAATACAACCCGAGCTTTGACCCTATGGGGCAAACAGCAATGTTGATATCGCAAATGATATGGTGCTTTGTGGATGGTTATTACAGTCGTAAGAAGGATGCGCCTATGTATCCGAAATCAAACTACATGATCTATCGTACGACTTTGGAAGCGGAAGATTACGAGTTAGTATTCGTGAAGAGCAAGAGATCGGATCGTTGGTGGATGCAGGTGCCTTATTTCGGTTCAAAATCCGTAAATGAGAGGTTCTATCTGGTGCCTTGTCGATACGAGGATTACCAGTTGGCCGTGGCAGGTGAGATGCCTGATTTATGGTGGAAAACACATCAGAAACTACAATAG
- a CDS encoding DNA recombination protein RmuC yields MESLYIAIIIILLVIVIYALWRNGQAVSRSTHERAIKEQQQLQIEYGKLQERERLTNVERERLQKELTAEVNNRQAIERTLEGTNAYLQAQQDKFAEQKIEIENLKKQFNSEFQVLANKILEEKTLKFTQQNQQNISLILDPLKEKIKSFEEKVEKTYQQESAERSVLKGVVEQLMQQSMQIKDEANNLAKALKGDNKRQGNWGEVILERVLERSGLLKDQEYKLQAAILDEDGKRLQPDAVIFLPDEKHLIVDSKLSLVAYERAVNADTEEDRALFVKQHVQSIENHVKELSAKDYQSLYKIVSPEFVLMFIPIESSLSLAVNHKPELFSDAWDRRVVIVSPSTLLATLRTIASIWKQERQNRNVLEIAKEAGLLYDKFVGFLDDMDQIQSFIQKAASKHEDAMKKLSTGSGNVIKKVESLKVLGAKANKQINDKHLEE; encoded by the coding sequence ATGGAAAGTTTGTATATAGCGATCATCATCATTTTGTTGGTCATAGTAATCTATGCGCTGTGGCGAAACGGACAGGCGGTTAGTAGATCGACCCATGAACGTGCGATAAAAGAACAACAGCAATTACAGATTGAGTATGGCAAGTTGCAGGAAAGAGAGCGGTTAACAAATGTTGAGCGCGAAAGATTGCAAAAGGAATTAACGGCAGAAGTCAATAATAGGCAAGCCATTGAGCGAACCTTGGAAGGAACGAATGCTTACCTACAAGCCCAGCAAGATAAGTTTGCGGAGCAAAAGATAGAGATAGAAAACCTCAAAAAACAATTCAATTCAGAATTTCAGGTACTTGCGAATAAGATTCTGGAAGAGAAGACGCTCAAGTTTACTCAGCAGAATCAGCAGAACATAAGTTTGATTCTAGACCCTTTGAAAGAAAAGATTAAGTCGTTTGAGGAGAAAGTAGAGAAGACCTATCAGCAGGAGTCTGCGGAGCGCAGCGTTTTAAAAGGCGTTGTTGAACAGCTGATGCAGCAGAGTATGCAGATAAAAGACGAGGCGAATAATCTTGCTAAAGCCCTGAAAGGGGATAATAAGAGACAGGGGAACTGGGGGGAAGTTATTTTAGAGCGTGTGTTGGAGCGTTCGGGATTATTGAAAGACCAAGAGTATAAATTGCAAGCAGCCATCCTTGACGAGGACGGGAAGAGGCTGCAACCTGATGCCGTCATCTTTCTCCCTGACGAGAAGCACTTGATCGTCGATTCGAAACTATCCCTCGTTGCCTACGAAAGAGCGGTCAATGCAGATACAGAAGAAGATAGAGCATTATTTGTTAAACAGCATGTGCAATCCATTGAGAACCATGTTAAAGAGCTTTCTGCCAAGGATTACCAGTCTTTGTATAAGATTGTGTCGCCGGAGTTTGTATTGATGTTCATTCCGATTGAATCCTCGCTTAGTCTTGCCGTTAACCATAAGCCGGAGTTGTTTTCCGATGCTTGGGATAGGAGAGTGGTTATTGTAAGCCCGTCGACCTTGCTTGCTACGCTAAGGACCATAGCGAGCATTTGGAAACAGGAGCGCCAAAATAGAAATGTTTTGGAAATAGCTAAAGAGGCGGGCCTATTATACGACAAATTCGTTGGTTTCTTAGACGATATGGACCAGATTCAAAGCTTTATCCAAAAGGCTGCTTCGAAGCATGAGGATGCGATGAAAAAGCTATCTACGGGGTCAGGAAATGTGATCAAGAAAGTCGAATCACTGAAGGTATTAGGCGCGAAAGCGAACAAACAAATAAACGATAAGCATCTAGAAGAATAA
- the ggt gene encoding gamma-glutamyltransferase encodes MKLPNIFYLLFIAFFLGSCSVTQQQAQDQQEYKNGAVVTAHPIASEVGVAILKKGGNAVDAAIAVKFALVVVYPNAGNLGGGGFMVYRDKSGLVNSLDFREKAPAKAHRDMYLDKDGNPITDLSLYGQLAAGVPGSVAGMEEAFKKYGSLSWKELLQPAIELAEGGFPITAQQAGEFNRYQERFKKHNPNGAAIIRDAEWKAGDLFVQKELGETLRRIADQGRDGFYKGKTAEYIVAEMKKGNGIISLEDLANYQAVWRTPIVGNYKGYKVISMPPPSSGGVALMALLQSVEKYPLARWGFQHDSTVRAMVEAERRVYADRATHLGDPDFYSVPVANLTDAKFNQDRMAKVSLKRATPSDEVKAAKFPGYESEETTHYSIVDKDGNAVSLTTTINGSYGALVWVEGAGFLLNNEMDDFSVKPGTPNMYGLLGGKANAVEPGKRMLSAMTPTIIEKDGKLKMVVGTPGGSTIITSVFQTILNVLEFDMTAQESVSAPRFHHQWKPDYIDVEEKAIDAKTRASLQKDGYGINKRGPIGRVENIVVLPNGKLQTGADPRGDDKAAGY; translated from the coding sequence ATGAAATTACCTAATATATTTTACTTATTATTCATCGCCTTCTTTCTAGGTTCCTGTTCTGTTACTCAACAGCAGGCCCAAGATCAGCAAGAATATAAAAACGGCGCGGTGGTAACCGCACATCCTATCGCATCAGAGGTGGGAGTTGCTATTCTTAAAAAAGGAGGAAATGCGGTCGATGCTGCTATTGCTGTTAAATTCGCATTAGTCGTTGTTTATCCCAATGCGGGTAACCTCGGAGGAGGTGGGTTCATGGTTTATCGCGATAAATCAGGTTTAGTAAACTCTCTTGATTTTCGTGAGAAAGCACCTGCAAAAGCACATCGGGATATGTATTTGGATAAGGATGGTAATCCGATTACAGACTTGAGTCTTTACGGACAATTGGCTGCCGGTGTTCCCGGGTCAGTTGCCGGCATGGAGGAAGCTTTCAAAAAATATGGCAGCTTAAGCTGGAAAGAACTTTTGCAGCCTGCTATCGAGTTGGCCGAGGGAGGATTCCCGATTACGGCGCAGCAGGCAGGAGAATTCAACCGATACCAAGAGCGCTTTAAAAAACACAATCCTAATGGCGCAGCTATTATTCGTGACGCTGAATGGAAAGCGGGAGATTTATTTGTGCAGAAAGAATTAGGGGAAACACTAAGACGCATTGCAGACCAAGGTCGTGATGGCTTTTATAAAGGAAAAACAGCGGAATACATCGTTGCCGAGATGAAGAAAGGCAATGGTATCATCAGTCTGGAGGATCTTGCAAACTACCAAGCCGTTTGGAGAACCCCTATTGTGGGCAACTATAAAGGCTACAAAGTTATCTCTATGCCCCCACCTTCAAGTGGCGGCGTAGCATTAATGGCGCTATTGCAATCTGTTGAAAAATATCCCCTAGCAAGATGGGGCTTTCAACACGACAGCACTGTACGCGCGATGGTGGAAGCCGAACGCCGCGTATATGCCGACCGCGCTACTCACTTAGGCGACCCTGACTTTTATAGCGTACCGGTAGCCAACCTAACGGATGCGAAGTTTAACCAAGATCGCATGGCAAAGGTTAGCTTGAAGCGTGCAACGCCTAGCGATGAGGTGAAGGCGGCGAAATTCCCGGGATATGAATCGGAAGAAACAACGCATTATAGCATAGTAGACAAGGATGGCAATGCAGTTTCATTGACCACCACTATCAATGGGTCTTATGGGGCATTAGTCTGGGTGGAAGGCGCTGGCTTTTTGTTGAATAACGAGATGGACGATTTCTCCGTGAAGCCTGGTACACCAAATATGTATGGCTTGTTAGGTGGCAAAGCCAATGCCGTAGAACCCGGCAAGCGTATGCTAAGCGCGATGACTCCGACGATTATCGAGAAAGATGGGAAGCTGAAGATGGTGGTCGGAACGCCTGGTGGTTCTACCATCATAACCTCTGTTTTCCAAACGATTTTGAATGTATTAGAATTCGATATGACCGCACAGGAATCTGTTTCTGCGCCGCGGTTTCACCATCAATGGAAACCAGATTACATCGACGTAGAAGAAAAAGCAATTGATGCAAAGACGCGCGCAAGCTTACAGAAAGATGGCTATGGAATCAATAAAAGAGGTCCTATCGGACGTGTTGAAAATATTGTGGTTTTGCCGAATGGCAAACTACAAACTGGTGCTGACCCTCGAGGGGATGACAAAGCAGCAGGATACTAA
- a CDS encoding endonuclease/exonuclease/phosphatase family protein yields MKYLFIILLSSLSLTLSAQTIKVLSYNIHHANPPAKPGVIDLPAIAKVIVDSKAEIVGIQEVDIHVSRSEMVNQAEKLAELTGMDYYFSKGIDLEKGYYGTLILSKHKIVGKRRYDLPMPVKSENRSLAIVDVELPNGKRVSLANTHLDLHEENRIAQAHFINELAELYSSPLILVGDLNAKPGSEPIKLLEQFFVRNTTSNVPTSPNVNPRNEIDYIMLLDNVKFKWKSYKVIPEHEASDHLPLFAEIEIQ; encoded by the coding sequence ATGAAATACCTTTTTATCATCCTTTTGAGCTCCCTTTCTTTAACACTCTCGGCGCAGACTATCAAAGTCCTGAGCTACAATATCCACCATGCAAATCCGCCGGCCAAGCCAGGTGTTATTGATTTGCCGGCTATTGCGAAAGTGATTGTCGACTCCAAAGCTGAGATCGTGGGGATTCAAGAAGTCGATATCCATGTGTCTAGGTCGGAGATGGTCAATCAAGCGGAAAAGCTTGCTGAATTGACTGGAATGGACTATTATTTTTCCAAAGGTATTGACTTGGAAAAGGGATACTATGGCACGCTAATTCTCTCTAAACATAAGATTGTAGGCAAGAGAAGATATGATCTGCCTATGCCGGTAAAAAGTGAAAATAGATCTTTGGCTATCGTTGATGTAGAATTGCCAAATGGCAAGCGTGTTTCCCTAGCGAATACACACCTTGATCTACATGAAGAAAATAGAATCGCTCAGGCACATTTTATCAACGAGCTGGCCGAGCTATATAGCAGCCCTCTAATTCTTGTTGGTGATCTGAATGCTAAACCCGGATCCGAACCTATCAAGCTGTTGGAGCAGTTCTTCGTAAGAAATACCACATCCAATGTGCCTACCTCTCCGAATGTCAATCCGCGCAATGAAATAGACTACATTATGCTCCTTGATAATGTTAAGTTCAAATGGAAATCGTATAAAGTGATACCAGAGCATGAGGCCTCTGATCATTTGCCCTTATTTGCAGAGATAGAGATTCAATAG
- a CDS encoding nucleotide pyrophosphohydrolase, whose protein sequence is MTIAEAQAIVDKWINSTGVRYFNELTNTAMLMEEVGEVARIMARQYGEQSFKKSDEEVNLADEMADILFVLICLANQTGIDLTDALTKNLDKKTKRDSERHKNNEKLK, encoded by the coding sequence ATGACGATAGCAGAAGCGCAAGCCATAGTAGATAAATGGATAAATAGCACGGGAGTACGCTATTTCAATGAACTAACCAATACAGCGATGTTAATGGAGGAGGTCGGTGAAGTGGCGCGTATTATGGCTCGGCAATATGGAGAGCAATCTTTTAAGAAATCGGATGAGGAAGTAAATCTTGCCGATGAAATGGCGGATATCCTTTTTGTGCTGATCTGTTTAGCTAATCAAACGGGTATTGATCTGACCGATGCCTTGACCAAAAACTTAGATAAAAAGACTAAACGCGATAGCGAGCGACATAAAAACAATGAGAAGCTGAAATAG
- the dtd gene encoding D-aminoacyl-tRNA deacylase, whose translation MRAVIQRVSHASCTVDNKITGEIEQGLLVFLGVEEGDTKADMEWLGQKLVNLRIFSDEQGLMNKSIQDIEGNILLISQFTLFAQTKKGNRPSFIRAGKPDIAKPMYEAMGIYLSDLLGKPAQLGIFGADMKIDLRNDGPVTIIMNTKDKDNF comes from the coding sequence ATGCGAGCAGTAATACAACGAGTGAGCCATGCGAGCTGCACGGTAGACAATAAGATAACGGGAGAAATTGAGCAAGGATTATTGGTATTTCTGGGTGTAGAAGAAGGAGATACAAAGGCAGATATGGAGTGGTTGGGACAGAAGTTAGTGAACCTACGTATCTTCTCGGATGAGCAGGGACTAATGAATAAGTCCATACAGGATATTGAAGGCAATATTTTGCTGATATCGCAGTTCACCTTGTTTGCACAGACGAAGAAAGGCAATCGACCTTCGTTCATTCGCGCGGGAAAGCCCGATATTGCGAAGCCTATGTATGAGGCGATGGGAATTTACCTATCGGATTTGCTGGGCAAGCCGGCGCAGCTGGGAATCTTCGGTGCTGATATGAAAATCGACCTGCGCAATGATGGCCCCGTTACGATTATCATGAATACTAAAGATAAAGACAACTTCTAA